A window of the Cystobacter fuscus genome harbors these coding sequences:
- a CDS encoding RHS repeat-associated core domain-containing protein encodes MMPAAKHLDPLLGIDIHLIITPPGVVVPIPHPFVGIVFDPMDYVPILGTTVFVGGLPRAQAGTGGIALPPHFPIGGVFAKPPGNEAEIFMGSSTVVVEDEPFSHLALPVLSCQDIGVPPFPRRRKKKSISSLVLPTTLVLSIPLPVFIGGPPTVSLMALGMRAGMAILGALISKVRKARSTRKAQNGVHCNGGHPVDVITGANFDDFLDARSPPPGLFCWRRYYSTARADLYGPLGWGFRHEYQHTLHLSPQVWRYEDPTGRTLDFDPLDADAGEASLHGVVLRRTGPRQFTLREGSGPLLHFEAPPASHVAKLRVVQSGSQRLELSWDEERLIQLEEVSPAGRVRYRLKYDAAGLLLELLRMGGREPQCLARYTYDRQGHLVTSCDAEGGCYLYEYDGAHRWVRMRDPNGYAFWWKYDQAGRCIETAGQDGLWWTRLEYDPERWETRVTERSGGVHIFRYNEDLTLVELVDPYGGVLKREVADDGRVLQEIDSGGRVTRMLYDAQGALLGQLDPYQRVLPPAQVLPQPEPPGPAPLPETPLGLLLGSDRDVPPQVARGGQPPLLARVPQELQSLLSLLIRLYPAGRSAAPVLSFDGLGRVVSEVDPEGRSHRWVHDRAGNEVGYRDPDGRIWQQRIGRWNLVTAVEDPQGSLTRYAYSSTEQVVRVVDPAGTQSEYEYDEKDRLVKVARNGRLHEQYTWDKGDRLLEKQDALGRVLLRMEYEDGERVETRHLGSGGIHLLEHDEQGRVIRASTGDHEVDLRHDLFGQIRSDLRNGRGIQRQWVGGRCVTIVLGRFTWSLEGTAGDPLRRLGDSTGGEHLFWWDERGLLLREHAHGLRELAQYDGEGRLLSSLTWMQDFQETKPPRWTRYMYTADGDLATVWEADGRQTRYTTDAAHRLTREEGPHGRFDYVLDPAGNLLGKPGLENTVLAEANRLARANDETFVYDVRTHLSERRRPDGSRTCYTYDSADMLVRVEDAKGEPWTAEYDALGRRIRCGRGTRQREFFWDADRLAAELSPRGQLRLYVYAGHDSLVPVLFVDYPSVDAAPESGQVFVLLVNQVGAPLRIEDASGRTVWWASRLEPYGHITVAPDSRIEFNLRLPGQYHDPDTGLFYNRYRYYDPVLGRYLQSDPLDLEGGINLYAYAPNPLVQFDVLGLAHSKKRKANNVNQHKKKSVKNPGVVSSYLKTRREVRKNKYRGIDCDHIPSSKACKKAVENHLGNPLTKAEYRKLHNYITAMHESRDIHRGFSRTYGGRNTQKQIAKDAADLKEAAKKDMKAIKEALKDDGWSNKKIDDAFDKIHQRNKNIGLYDDLDKLCMTLGFI; translated from the coding sequence ATGATGCCCGCGGCGAAGCACCTTGATCCGTTGCTGGGGATTGACATCCACCTCATCATCACCCCGCCCGGCGTGGTGGTTCCCATCCCGCACCCCTTCGTGGGCATTGTCTTCGATCCCATGGACTACGTGCCCATCCTGGGCACGACCGTCTTCGTCGGTGGACTGCCGCGGGCCCAGGCCGGAACGGGCGGCATCGCCCTGCCCCCTCATTTTCCTATTGGAGGGGTGTTCGCCAAGCCTCCTGGCAATGAGGCGGAGATCTTCATGGGCAGTTCCACGGTGGTGGTGGAGGACGAGCCTTTCAGCCACCTGGCCCTGCCCGTGCTCAGTTGCCAGGACATTGGAGTGCCGCCCTTCCCGAGGCGAAGAAAGAAGAAGTCCATCTCCAGCTTGGTACTGCCCACGACCCTGGTGCTCTCCATTCCCCTTCCCGTGTTCATTGGCGGCCCGCCCACGGTGTCTCTGATGGCGCTGGGAATGAGGGCGGGCATGGCCATCCTGGGGGCGCTTATCTCCAAGGTGCGCAAGGCCCGTAGCACGCGCAAAGCGCAGAATGGTGTGCACTGCAATGGTGGCCACCCGGTGGATGTCATTACCGGAGCCAACTTCGATGACTTCCTGGACGCGCGCTCGCCGCCCCCGGGACTCTTCTGCTGGCGGCGCTACTACTCCACGGCGCGGGCGGACCTCTACGGCCCGCTCGGCTGGGGTTTCCGCCATGAGTACCAGCACACCCTGCATCTCTCGCCTCAGGTGTGGCGCTATGAAGACCCCACCGGGCGGACCCTGGACTTCGACCCGCTGGACGCGGATGCCGGGGAGGCCTCACTCCATGGCGTGGTGCTTCGGCGGACGGGACCCCGGCAGTTCACGCTCCGCGAGGGCAGTGGCCCGTTGCTCCACTTCGAAGCCCCGCCTGCCAGTCACGTTGCCAAGCTGCGCGTCGTGCAGTCCGGCTCGCAACGGCTTGAGTTGAGCTGGGATGAGGAGCGGCTGATCCAGTTGGAGGAGGTGTCGCCCGCGGGCCGCGTACGTTACCGGCTCAAATATGACGCCGCCGGCCTGCTCCTGGAGTTGCTTCGGATGGGGGGACGCGAGCCCCAATGCCTCGCTCGCTACACCTATGACCGTCAGGGCCACCTCGTCACCTCATGTGACGCGGAGGGGGGCTGCTATCTGTATGAGTATGACGGCGCGCACAGGTGGGTTCGCATGCGCGACCCCAATGGTTATGCCTTCTGGTGGAAATATGATCAGGCGGGCCGCTGCATCGAGACAGCCGGACAGGATGGGCTGTGGTGGACTCGCCTGGAGTATGACCCGGAGCGCTGGGAGACGCGCGTCACAGAGCGCTCCGGAGGGGTCCACATCTTCCGTTACAACGAGGATCTCACCTTGGTCGAGCTCGTTGATCCCTATGGGGGAGTACTCAAGCGGGAGGTCGCCGATGATGGGCGGGTCTTGCAGGAGATTGACTCCGGGGGCCGCGTCACGCGGATGCTCTACGACGCGCAGGGGGCACTTCTGGGGCAGCTCGATCCCTATCAGCGGGTGCTCCCCCCGGCGCAGGTCCTGCCCCAGCCCGAGCCTCCTGGGCCCGCCCCCCTCCCCGAGACGCCGCTCGGCTTGTTGCTGGGCAGTGACCGGGACGTGCCTCCACAGGTCGCACGGGGAGGGCAGCCCCCTCTCCTCGCGAGGGTGCCACAGGAGTTGCAGTCACTGCTGTCCCTGCTAATCCGGCTGTACCCGGCGGGCAGGAGCGCGGCGCCGGTGCTCTCGTTTGATGGCTTGGGCCGGGTGGTGTCCGAGGTGGACCCCGAAGGGCGGAGCCACCGTTGGGTCCATGACCGGGCCGGAAATGAAGTGGGCTACCGTGATCCGGACGGCCGGATCTGGCAGCAACGCATTGGCCGCTGGAATCTTGTCACCGCAGTGGAGGACCCGCAGGGCTCCCTTACCCGTTATGCCTACTCTTCCACCGAACAGGTGGTGCGTGTCGTGGACCCGGCCGGCACGCAGAGCGAGTACGAGTATGACGAGAAGGATCGCTTGGTAAAGGTTGCTCGCAACGGGCGGCTGCACGAGCAGTACACCTGGGACAAGGGAGACCGGCTGCTCGAGAAGCAGGACGCGCTGGGGCGTGTGCTGTTGCGCATGGAGTACGAGGACGGGGAGCGGGTGGAGACCCGCCATCTGGGCTCGGGCGGGATCCACCTGCTCGAGCATGATGAGCAGGGCCGGGTCATCCGTGCCTCCACCGGGGACCACGAGGTGGACTTGCGGCATGATCTCTTCGGGCAGATCCGCAGTGACCTGCGGAATGGCCGGGGTATCCAACGCCAGTGGGTGGGCGGGCGCTGTGTCACCATCGTGCTCGGACGCTTCACGTGGTCGCTGGAGGGCACGGCGGGAGACCCCTTGCGGCGGCTGGGTGATTCCACCGGTGGAGAGCACCTGTTCTGGTGGGACGAGCGCGGCCTGCTGCTGCGGGAGCATGCGCACGGGCTGCGCGAGCTCGCCCAGTATGATGGCGAGGGGCGGCTCCTGAGCAGCCTCACCTGGATGCAGGATTTCCAGGAGACGAAGCCCCCTCGGTGGACCCGCTACATGTACACGGCCGATGGAGATCTGGCCACTGTCTGGGAGGCGGATGGCCGGCAAACGCGCTACACCACGGATGCGGCCCATCGGCTCACTCGCGAGGAGGGGCCACACGGCCGCTTCGACTACGTGTTGGATCCGGCGGGCAACCTGCTGGGCAAGCCCGGGCTCGAGAACACCGTGCTCGCCGAGGCCAACCGCCTGGCCCGGGCCAATGACGAGACGTTCGTCTATGACGTCCGTACCCACCTGAGCGAGCGTCGGCGGCCTGATGGCTCCCGCACGTGCTACACCTATGACAGCGCGGACATGCTGGTGCGGGTGGAGGATGCGAAGGGCGAGCCCTGGACCGCCGAGTATGACGCCCTGGGGCGCCGCATCCGCTGCGGGCGGGGCACCCGGCAGCGAGAGTTCTTCTGGGACGCAGACCGCCTCGCCGCCGAGCTGTCGCCTCGGGGACAGCTACGGCTCTACGTGTATGCGGGCCATGACTCGCTCGTGCCCGTTCTGTTCGTCGACTACCCCTCGGTGGATGCGGCCCCGGAGAGTGGTCAGGTCTTCGTCCTCCTCGTGAACCAGGTCGGAGCCCCCCTCAGGATCGAGGATGCCTCTGGACGCACCGTCTGGTGGGCCTCCAGGCTCGAGCCCTACGGCCACATCACCGTCGCCCCAGACAGTCGGATCGAGTTCAACCTCCGCCTGCCCGGCCAATATCACGACCCGGACACGGGGCTGTTCTACAACCGCTACCGCTACTACGACCCGGTCCTCGGGCGCTACCTCCAGAGCGATCCGCTCGACCTGGAGGGGGGGATCAACCTGTATGCCTATGCGCCCAATCCATTGGTGCAGTTCGACGTCCTTGGTCTTGCACACTCCAAGAAGCGCAAGGCCAACAATGTCAATCAGCACAAGAAAAAGTCCGTCAAGAATCCGGGAGTAGTCAGCTCCTATCTCAAAACCCGGCGCGAGGTCCGCAAAAACAAGTACAGGGGAATCGACTGCGACCACATCCCCTCCTCCAAGGCCTGCAAGAAAGCGGTCGAAAA